One Nitrospira sp. DNA window includes the following coding sequences:
- a CDS encoding Asparagine synthetase [glutamine-hydrolyzing] translates to MCGIGGFLDTSHRFGSVELQAIVQKMMNTLQHRGPDDCGAWVDVQAGMALGHRRLAIVDLSPEGHQPMRSVCGRYVISFNGEVYNFKALRSELEELGYTFRGHSDTEVMLACISQWGLFSAVKRYNGMFAFALWDRRERQLHLVRDRLGEKPLYYGWMGKTFVFGSELKALLAHPHSEPELDRNALALCMRHSYVPAPYSIYKDIAKVLPGTIVTISETGADRTPEVTRYWSVRSAAERGTAEPFAGSSTEALARLDDLFRDAVKLRMEADVPLGAFLSGGVDSSAVVSLMQAQSGKPVRTFTVGFHEAAYNEANDAQLVARHLGTAHTELYVTPQETMAVIPRLPALYDEPFSDPSQIPTFLISELARRDVTVTLSGDGGDELFAGYNRYFWGLSAWQKIGWLPMALRAFAAGGLKMVSPQLWETVFRTMEPVLPKNLRQRNPGNKLHKLAELLLATAPEAMYSVLVSHWKSPASLVIGASEPSTVLTDPSQWARLPDFAQRMMYLDMIMYLPDDILVKMDRASMGVSLEARVPFLDHRVVEFAWQLPLSMKIRNGQGKWLLRQLLYKYVPAALIDRPKMGFGVPIDSWLRGTLREWADALLDDKRLRDQGFFFPATIRDIWSAHLSGQGNWQYQLWNVLMFQAWLDHQQHRT, encoded by the coding sequence ATGTGTGGAATTGGCGGATTCCTCGATACGTCTCATCGGTTCGGAAGCGTCGAATTACAGGCCATCGTCCAGAAGATGATGAACACGCTTCAACACCGAGGACCGGATGATTGCGGTGCCTGGGTGGATGTTCAAGCGGGCATGGCATTAGGGCATCGACGCTTGGCCATTGTTGATCTCTCGCCCGAAGGTCATCAACCGATGCGTTCGGTTTGCGGACGGTATGTCATCAGCTTTAACGGGGAGGTGTATAACTTTAAAGCGTTGCGCTCTGAGTTGGAAGAATTGGGGTATACATTCAGGGGCCATTCAGATACAGAGGTGATGTTGGCCTGTATCTCTCAATGGGGCCTCTTCTCGGCGGTGAAGCGCTATAACGGTATGTTTGCCTTCGCCCTGTGGGATCGTCGGGAAAGGCAACTGCATTTAGTGCGTGACCGACTCGGAGAGAAGCCTTTGTATTATGGATGGATGGGAAAGACCTTTGTGTTCGGTTCCGAATTAAAGGCATTACTGGCACATCCGCACTCCGAACCGGAGTTGGACCGTAACGCGCTTGCTCTGTGTATGCGGCACAGCTACGTTCCCGCACCCTATTCGATCTACAAAGATATTGCGAAGGTGTTGCCGGGTACTATCGTGACAATTTCAGAAACCGGAGCCGACCGTACGCCTGAGGTGACCCGTTACTGGTCTGTTCGTTCTGCCGCCGAACGGGGAACGGCCGAACCATTTGCAGGTTCCTCGACGGAGGCTCTCGCCAGGCTGGATGACTTGTTCAGGGATGCTGTCAAGTTACGGATGGAGGCAGATGTTCCGCTCGGTGCGTTTCTTTCCGGTGGTGTAGATTCTTCTGCGGTCGTTTCGCTCATGCAGGCACAGAGCGGGAAACCGGTGCGAACATTTACGGTGGGCTTCCATGAAGCGGCCTACAATGAAGCCAATGATGCGCAGTTGGTGGCACGGCATTTGGGTACCGCGCACACAGAGCTGTATGTGACTCCCCAGGAAACCATGGCGGTCATTCCCCGGTTACCGGCCTTGTATGACGAGCCATTTTCCGATCCGTCTCAAATTCCCACATTCTTAATTTCTGAGCTGGCCCGCCGAGATGTGACGGTGACTCTGTCGGGAGACGGAGGGGATGAACTGTTCGCCGGGTATAATCGCTATTTCTGGGGCCTTAGTGCGTGGCAAAAGATCGGATGGTTACCCATGGCACTAAGAGCGTTTGCCGCGGGGGGATTGAAGATGGTTTCACCGCAGTTATGGGAGACAGTGTTTCGAACCATGGAGCCGGTGTTGCCGAAGAACCTTCGGCAGCGGAATCCCGGTAATAAGCTCCACAAACTCGCAGAACTCCTGTTGGCAACGGCCCCCGAAGCTATGTATTCGGTCTTGGTTTCGCACTGGAAATCCCCTGCTTCCTTGGTGATCGGAGCCTCGGAGCCATCGACGGTTTTGACGGATCCCTCGCAGTGGGCCAGACTGCCGGACTTCGCTCAGCGCATGATGTACTTAGACATGATCATGTATTTGCCCGACGACATTCTGGTGAAAATGGATCGCGCGAGCATGGGGGTCAGCCTGGAAGCTCGCGTGCCTTTTCTGGATCACCGCGTCGTGGAGTTTGCGTGGCAGTTACCTCTGTCGATGAAGATTCGGAACGGGCAAGGGAAATGGCTCTTGCGACAACTTCTCTACAAGTATGTCCCGGCGGCACTCATTGATCGTCCCAAGATGGGTTTCGGCGTGCCGATCGACAGTTGGTTGCGCGGGACCCTACGCGAATGGGCCGACGCATTGTTGGACGACAAACGGTTGCGTGATCAAGGATTCTTTTTCCCCGCCACGATCCGCGATATCTGGTCTGCACACCTTTCCGGACAAGGGAATTGGCAGTACCAGCTGTGGAATGTGCTTATGTTCCAGGCTTGGCTCGACCATCAGCAGCATAGGACATGA